The genomic segment GCGGCAACGCGGCGTACGGGTGCTGCTCGATGGCGTCTTCAACCACGTGGGGCGCGGCTTCCGCGCGCCGGCGCACTGGTTCACCGGCGGCGACTTCGAGGGCCACGGCGACCTGCGCGAACTCGACCACACGCAGCCTGCGGTGCTCGACCACGTCGTCCGGGTGATGGATCACTGGCTGACGCGCGGGGCCGACGGGTGGCGCCTCGACGCGGCGTACGCGGTCGATCCGGCGTTCTGGAAGGCTGCGCTCGGCCGGGTACGCCCGAAACACCCGGACGCGTGGTTCGTGGGCGAGGTCATCCACGGCGACTATTCCGCGATCCTGCGCGATTCCGGCCTCGACTCGATCACCCAGTACGAGTTGTGGAAGGCCATCTGGAGCAGCCTCAACGACGGCAACTTCTTCGAGCTGGCCCACGCGCTGGAACGGCACGCGGCGCTGCTGCCGGCCGGGCTGCCGATGACGTTCCTGGGCAACCACGACGTCACCCGGATCGCCAGCAAGCTCAACGACCCGCGCCACCTCGGTCACGCGATCGCCCTCCTGTGCACGGTGGCGGGCGTGCCGAGCATCTACTACGGCGACGAGCAGGCGTTCCGCGGCATCAAGGAGGAACGCGCGGGCGGCGACGACGAGATCCGGCCCGCGTTCCCCGACACGCCCGGCGAGCTGTCGCCGCTCGGGTGGCCCACCTATCGCCTGCACGAGACGCTGATCGGGGTGCGACGGCGCAACCCCGGGCTCACGTACGGCGTGACGACCGCGACGCATCTGACGAACACCGCAGTCGCGTTGCGAACGGGTTCGCTCACTCTGCTGCTCAATGTGAGCGACGACGAGTACCGATTCCCCGACATCGCGCCGGCAGCACAGGTGCTCGAATCGTCCGCGCCCGGCGGCGACCCCGCGCTCGTCGCCGCGCACGGGTGGTCGCTGCTCACCTGGTGAACGGCAGGGGTGCCGGCACGTCCGGCGTCCGCAACCTGGCCCCTTCGACGCGGCCCGCCGGGGAGCCGAGCTGCTCCCGTACGACGGTCCGGCCGCGGTCGTGCCGGTCGGCCTGGCCGGCGACGGGCCCGACCTGCGCGGCGGCGGTCATCGACGCCCAAACCTGATCGCATCGTGAAGCCGGGCGGCGAATGCGCGGTGACGAGGTCAAGCACTGGCAGCGGCTGGTGTCCGGCTTCCCGCCGCGCGGCCCCTCTTGAAACTCATCGGCGACTGGCCCACCTCGCGCTTGAAGGCCGTGCTGAACGCGGCCTCGGAGGCGTATCCCAGCTCGGCCGCCAGCGCGGCGATGCGCACGTCGGTGTCGCGCAGCGCCCGCTGGGCCAGCAGCATGCGCCACCGGGTCAGATAGGTCAGCGGGGGAACTCCCGCGGCCGCCCGGAAACGCTCGGCGAACGTGGTGCGCGACATGGCCGCCGCCCGCGCCAGCTCGGGCAGGCCCCAGGCGCGCCCGGGGTGGTCGTGCATGAGGTCGAGGGCGGGCCGCAGCCGTTCGTCGCGCAGCGTGGCCAGCCAGCCCGGCGGGTGCTCCTGGTCGCGCAGGAACGCGCGCAGCACCTCGAGCAGCAGCAGTTGCCCGTGCTGGCGGATCGCGAACGCGGCCCCCGGCCGGTCGCCGGTCATCTCGTCCACGATGCGGTGCACACAGCCGCGCAGCGAGGACGTGCCCGGTGCGCCGGCCCGGACCACAGCCACCGGCGGCAGCGCGTCCAGCAGCAGCGCGCGCCCGGCCGGGGTGACCTGAATCTGACCGGCCACCACGACGTCGTCGCGCTCACGATCGACGGCGAACCGGAAATGCTCGGCCGGCACCACCTCACGCGGCGGCTCCGCGCCGGCGCCGCTCGCTGCGGTGCTTCTGTCTGTGGCGTTCTTGTCTGCGGTGCCGCCCTCTTCAGTCCTGCTCCCTGGGGTGGCGTCGTCTGTTGTGCCGCCGTCCAGGCGCAGCCACTGCCGGTCGCTGAGGATCGCGACGTCGCCGGCCTCCAGCATCAGCGGCGCGTCCAGCCCGTCGGTGCTCAGGCACACCCGCCCGTACGGCACGGCGAGGAACTTCAGCGGCAGGTGCACCTCACCCCGCGCGAACCAGCGGCCGCTCGCCGCGAAGCCGCCGGACAGCACCCCGCTCACCTCGACGAGGTCGAACACCTCGGACAACCGATCCGCGCCCATCGTCGTACTCTCGCAAAAGAAATACGAACCGACAACCATTCACCGTACGGGCAGGGGCGCGCACGCTGGAGGCATGAAACAACACCCCCTCGGCACGGGCTTCACCGCCGCCGCGACCGCCGACGACGTGCTGGCCGGCCGCGACCTGAACGGCTTCCACGCGATCGTCACCGGCGGCCACTCCGGGATCGGCCTCGAAACCACGCGCGCGCTCAGCCGGGCCGGCGCCGCGGTCACCGTCGTCGCCCGGAACCCCGGCCGGGCCGCGGCCGCCGTCGACGGGCTGGCGCGCGTCACCGTCGACCGGCTGGACCTGCTCGACCCGGCCTCGATCGACTCCTTCGCCGCCCGCTACCTTGCCTCCGGCCGCCCGCTCCACGCCCTGATCAACAACGCCGGGCTGCCCGCGCCCCGCACCCTGATGCGCGACGCACGCGGCTACGAGGCGCAGTTCGCCACGAACCACCTGGGCCACTTCCAGCTGACCCTGCGCCTGCACCCCGCGCTGCGCGCCACCCCCGGCGCCCGCGTGGTCAACGTGACCTCGGGCGCGCAGCGCTTCTCCGACGTGCTCTGGGACGATCCCACGTTCCAGCACACCCCGTACGACCCCATGCTCGCCTACGCCCAGTCCAAGACCGCCAATGTGCTGCACGCGGTGGAACTCGACCGCCGCTGGTCCGCCGGCGACGTCCACGGCTACGCCGTCCACCCCGGCGTGGTCGTCGGCACCGGCCTCAACGGCGCGGGCGGTCGCGAACAGCTGCGCTCGATGGGCCTGATCGACGAACACGACAACCCGATCATCGACCCCTCTCACGGCAAGAAGACTCCGCAACAGGGCGCCAGCACGTCGGTCTTCGCCGCCACCAGCCCACTGCTGTCCGACATCGGCGGTGTGTACTTGAAGGACAACGACATCTCCGTCCTGGACGACCGTCCCCGCCCGATGTCCGCGATCGAACCACCGGCCGAGGTCGTCTCCCACTCCATCGACCCCAAGTCGGCCGAGCGCTTGTGGGAGCTGAGCGAAGCTGTGCTCACCGTCCCCAGCTGAGACCGTCCCGCCTGGGCCTGAAGCCGTCACCGCCCGGCCCGCCCCGCCTGGCCTCCGGAACCGTCACCGTCCGTCCGGTCCCGTCTGGCCCCACGGGAGCCGTCCCGTTCCGCCTGGCCTCACGGGAGCCGGCCCGTCCCGTCTGGCCTCACGGGAGCCGGCCCGTTCCGCCTGGCCTCCCGGAGCCGTCACCGTGCGGCCCGTTGAGCCCGTCCGGGCGGGGTCGTCATCGTCCCGTCCTGGCCCGTCATCGGTATCCGGTGGTGTCGGGTGGGTGGCCCGGCGCCATCACCTCCGTGAAGTAGCGCGGGAAGTCGGGGCGGCTGCCGTCGAGGTCGGTCAGGTCGTATTCCGTGGCCAGGTCGATGGCGGCCAAGGTCTGGCCGGTGAAGCGGGCCCGGCTGGGGTCGGCGGCCAGCGCGGCCACGCCTCGGCCGACGAAGTGCGGCGACTCGGTGATGCCGAAGTGCTCCGCGTCCGCGGACTGCCAGGTCTGCTCGGTGACACCGTATTTGTCGAGCATGCGCTCCGACCGCAGCCAGCCCGGCGTGACTGCGACGGCGGTGCCCCCGTGTGACCGCACCTCGGCCGACTGGGCCTGGGCCAGGCGGATCACCGAGACTTTGACCAGGTCGTAGTAGATCGATTCGCGATAGTCGCCATAGACGGCCTTGCCGTCGGTCATCTCGACGACCAGCCCGCCGGCGCGCCGGATCAGCAGCGGCAACGCGTAGTGACTGGTGATCAGGTGGGTGTCGACGCCCTGGTGCAGCATGCGCAGGCCACGCTCGACCGAGTGCTCCCAGACGGGCTTGCCCCACTCGGTGAACATGTCACCGCCCCAGACGTTGTTGACCAGCACGTCGAGCCGGCCCTGCTCGGCCTCGATGCGGCCGGCGAGCGCCGCGACCTCGGCCGGGACGCTGTGGTCGACCCGGACGGCGATGCCGGAGCCACCGGCCGCCTCGACGGCCTCAGCGGTCTCCTCAATGGTCTCCGGCCGGTCCAACTCGGAGCGGCCCGAGAGACGGCTGGACCGGCCCGTGACGTAAACGGTGGCGCCGCGTGCCCCCAGCTCTATGGCGATGGCCCGGCCCGAAGCTCGAGTCGCCCCGGCCACGAGGGCGACGCTTCCCTTCATCGATGCGGTCATGCCGGAGATAGTGGCACCGCGGTCCGACGAGAACACGGCCCGAGGGTGGTCATGACAGGACCTGGCTCGCCCCTTGGGCGCGTGACAAATTCGGAGTCGGCAGGGAGCTGGTCCGAGATCAGGCGGGGTTGTCCGGCGGGGCGGGCAGCAGCGTCGCGACGAGGTCGGAGAGGGCGTCCGCGATCTGTTCCTCGCTCGCGGTGGCCAGGGGCGGCACGGCGATCGAGGCCCGCAGCAGTGCGGTGCCGAGCACGGCGCCGAGCAGGATCTGGGCGCGCAGGACAGTGGCGTCGTCGGGACGGGCCGCCGAGTCCACGTCGGCCGCCGGGTCGGGCGGGGCTGCTGGGGCCGGGGTGGTGGTGGCGGCGGCCAGGCGGCGGCTGATCGAGTGCAGGAGAGTGCGGCGCATCTCGTCCGTGCGTTCGTCGCCGGAGGAGCGGATCAGCAGGAGCAGCGCTTCGTGCACGCGGGGGTCGTCGGCCGATCCGACGATGCGGTGCGCCATCGTGGCGGCGATGTCGGTGGGGGAGGAGCGGTCGGCGTCCTGCTTCAGGTCGGTCACCGCGCTGGTCAGGCACGCCTCGAACAGGCCCTCTTTCGACGCGAAGTAGCGGTTGATCAGGGCGACGTTGACCCCGGCGCCGTCGGCGATGTCGCGAACCGTCGTGGTGGCGAAGCCGTGCCGGGCGAAGTGGTGGCGGGCCGTGTCCAGCAGCAGCCGGCGGGTCTGGGCGGCGTCGCGCCGCCGCGCGGGGCCGGGAGTGGCTGCCACCGGTGGGTCCTTTCGGCGTGCGGAGCTGGAGAGGCTGGGAGGCGCCGGGGGTGAGGTGTTGCGGGGCAGGGAAGCGCTGCGGGCGCCGGGTTGTGGGGCGTTGCGGGGCAGGGAAGCGCTGGGGGCGCCGGGTTGTGAGGCGTTGCGGGACGTGGAAGCGCTGGGGGAGAGGGCTGATTGGAGCGCTGTCGAAGTAGGCGTTGCGGAGGGAGCGTAGCGCGGGCGCAACGTCATGTAAACAGGCATTGACTTGGGCGGGGTGTGACGTAAGCAATCGTTGACTTAAGGGCCGGGGCCCGGATCTAATGAGCATGTAAGCAAGCATTTACTTCCAGTCTCGGGGACGTCATGACCCACACCATCGAAGAGCGCGGCCCCGCCGCCTCTGTCCCGGCCGAGGGCAAACGCCCCGGTGGCGGCCTGCTCGTGCTCTATCTGGCCCTGGGCGGCCTCGCCTTCGCGGTGCTGCAGTCGCTGGTCTCGCCGGCCCTGGCCACCATCGGGCGCGACCTGCAGGTGTCGACCGCGGACGTCAGCTGGATCGTCACCGCCTACCTGCTGTCGGCCTCGGTGCTCACGCCGATCCTGGGCCGCCTGGGCGACATGGCCGGCAAGCGCAAGGTCCTCATCGTCGTGCTGGCCATCCTGGCCGCCGGCACCGTCGTGGCCGCGCTGGCCCCCAACCTGGCCGTGCTGATCGTCGGCCGGGTGCTGCAGGGCGCGGCGGGTGCGATCCTGCCGTTGTCGATCGGCATCGTGCGGGACGAGCTGCCCCGCGAGCGCGTCGCCACCACTGTCGGGCTGATCTCGGCCATCTTCGGCATCGGGGCCGGTATCGGCATCGTCGCGGCCGGTCCGATCGTCGAGCACCTGTCGTGGCACTGGCTGTTCTGGCTGCCCCTGGCGCTCGTCGTGATCGCCCTGATGGGTGCGATCTTCGGCATGAAGGAGTCCCCGGTCCGCACGCCGGGCAAGCTCGACGTCGTCGGCGCCACCATCCTGTCGGTCTCGCTGGTCGGGCTGCTGCTGGCGATCAGCAAGGGCCAGGCCTGGGGCTGGGGCGACGCCAAGACCGTCGGCCTGCTCGCGCTCGGCGTGGTCGGCCTGATCGTGTTCGTCCTGGTCGAGCTCAAGGTCCGCGAGCCGCTGATCGACATGCGTTTGATGAAGGTGCGCGGCGTGTGGGCCACCGACCTGGTGGCGCTCATCCTGGGCTTCGCCATGTTCGGCACGTTCCTGCTCGTGCCCACGCTGATCCAGCTGCCCGCGGCTACCGGTTACGGGTTCGGCAAGTCGGTTTCCCAGGCCGGGCTGTTCCTGCTGCCCACCGTGGTCATGATGGTGCTGTTCGGCCCGCTGGCCGGCATCCTGAACCGCAAGTTCGGCCCCAAGCTGCCCATGTTCCTGGGTGCCGTGTTCGTGGTCGCCGCCTTCACGCTGCCGGCCGTCGCGCACGGCGAGATCTGGCAGGTGCTGCTGTCCGGCATCCTGACCGGCGCGGGCATCGGGTTCGCCTTCGCGGCCATGTCCAACGCGATCATCGAGGCCGTCCCGGCGACCCAGACCGGCGAGGCCACGAGCGTCAACACCATTGCCCGTACGATCGGCAGCAGCATCGGCACCGCGGTGGTGGCCGCCGTGATCACCTCGAAGACCACGGCCCAGGGCCTGCCCACCGACGACGCGTTCACGACCGGTTTCTGGGTCTGTGCCGGTGTCGCCGTGCTGGCCATCGGGGCCGCGCTGGCCCTGCCTTCGGCGCACCGCCGCCACGAGGAGGCCGTCGCCCAGGGCGTCGACGACCTGCCGCCCGAGCCCGCCGAGCTGCACCTTCCGAACTCGCACAGCCGCGGCTGACAGCCTGGACAGCAACCCGCCGCACGATCATTCCACTGGTCGCGAGGCGGGTTGCTGTTCGGCGGGCGGCGGGAGGCTCCTGACAGCGCGGAGGCGCGAGAGGTGGTGCGGGAGGCGGCTGACGGCGTGGAGGGCGCGGGAGGTGGTAAGGGAGGCGGCTGACGGCGTGAGGGATGGTGCGGGAGGCCGCTGGCAGCACGGAGGCGAAAGGCGGCTGGCACCGCGGAGGCGAGAGGTGGTGCGGGAGGCGGCTAGCACCGCGGAAGCGTGAGGGGTAGTGCGGAAGGGTGGCCTGACAGCGCGGAAAGCCGCGGAACGGCGGGACGGGGCCGGGCGGGGCCGCGGGTCACCGCAGGGACGGGGAGTGGGTGGTCTCGTCGGTGGCGGCCCACGACGCCAGCAACGCCAGATTGTGGGCGGTCGGGGAGGCGGGTTCGGCCGAGAAGATGGTCAGGGTCAGCTCCGGCTCGGCCCGCAGGTCCATGCTTTCGTACGCCAGCTCCAGATCGCCCACCACGTGATGGCGGAAGTACTTGACCCCGGTGCCGTGGATGCGCACGTTGTGGGCGCCCCACCGGCGGCGGAAGTCGTCGCTCCGGGTGGAGAGTTCGCCGACCAGGTCGTGCAGGGCCTTGTTGTGCGGGTCTTTGCCGGCCGCGGTGCGCAGGTTGGCCACGAGCATGTCGGCGGCCAGGTCCCAGTCGGGGTAGAAGCGGTGGGCCGCGCTGTCCAGGAACGTGAACCGGCCCAGATTGGGGGAGCCCGCGTAGACGTCGGCGTACATGGCCCGCCCGAGCAGGTTCGCCGCCACCAGGTCCTGCTGCAGGTTGACCACGATGGCGGGGCTGGTGATCGCGTCGAGCGACCATTGCAGGCTGGGCCGCACCCCGGCGGGTTTGGGCCGGCGGGCCGGCCGGAGCAGCGCGCTGCTGCCGTTGGCGGCCTGCGCCAGCCGTACGAGATGGGCTCGCTCGGCCTCGTCGAGCTGCAACGCCCGCGCGATCGCGTCGAGCACCCCGGCCGACACCCCGGCCAGCGCGCCGCGTTCCAGCTTGGCGTAGTACTCCACGCTCATCCCGGCCAGCGCCGCCACCTCGCTGCGCCGCAGCCCGGGCACCCGCCGGGTCCCGGCCGTCGGCAGCCCGGCCCGCTCCGGCGTGATCTTCGCGCGGCGGGTGGTCAGGAAGTCGCGCACCTCGGCTCGGTTGTTCACTTCTCCGACGTTACGTCGCGTCACCCCGGGGTGGG from the Paractinoplanes abujensis genome contains:
- a CDS encoding MFS transporter; translation: MTHTIEERGPAASVPAEGKRPGGGLLVLYLALGGLAFAVLQSLVSPALATIGRDLQVSTADVSWIVTAYLLSASVLTPILGRLGDMAGKRKVLIVVLAILAAGTVVAALAPNLAVLIVGRVLQGAAGAILPLSIGIVRDELPRERVATTVGLISAIFGIGAGIGIVAAGPIVEHLSWHWLFWLPLALVVIALMGAIFGMKESPVRTPGKLDVVGATILSVSLVGLLLAISKGQAWGWGDAKTVGLLALGVVGLIVFVLVELKVREPLIDMRLMKVRGVWATDLVALILGFAMFGTFLLVPTLIQLPAATGYGFGKSVSQAGLFLLPTVVMMVLFGPLAGILNRKFGPKLPMFLGAVFVVAAFTLPAVAHGEIWQVLLSGILTGAGIGFAFAAMSNAIIEAVPATQTGEATSVNTIARTIGSSIGTAVVAAVITSKTTAQGLPTDDAFTTGFWVCAGVAVLAIGAALALPSAHRRHEEAVAQGVDDLPPEPAELHLPNSHSRG
- a CDS encoding alpha-amylase family protein, with the translated sequence MTSWIDHAIWWHVYPLGFGRLDKIAGWLDYAVELGANGLQLGPIFASETHGYDTVDHFRIDPRLGDEADFDALIAAARQRGVRVLLDGVFNHVGRGFRAPAHWFTGGDFEGHGDLRELDHTQPAVLDHVVRVMDHWLTRGADGWRLDAAYAVDPAFWKAALGRVRPKHPDAWFVGEVIHGDYSAILRDSGLDSITQYELWKAIWSSLNDGNFFELAHALERHAALLPAGLPMTFLGNHDVTRIASKLNDPRHLGHAIALLCTVAGVPSIYYGDEQAFRGIKEERAGGDDEIRPAFPDTPGELSPLGWPTYRLHETLIGVRRRNPGLTYGVTTATHLTNTAVALRTGSLTLLLNVSDDEYRFPDIAPAAQVLESSAPGGDPALVAAHGWSLLTW
- a CDS encoding SDR family oxidoreductase, with product MTASMKGSVALVAGATRASGRAIAIELGARGATVYVTGRSSRLSGRSELDRPETIEETAEAVEAAGGSGIAVRVDHSVPAEVAALAGRIEAEQGRLDVLVNNVWGGDMFTEWGKPVWEHSVERGLRMLHQGVDTHLITSHYALPLLIRRAGGLVVEMTDGKAVYGDYRESIYYDLVKVSVIRLAQAQSAEVRSHGGTAVAVTPGWLRSERMLDKYGVTEQTWQSADAEHFGITESPHFVGRGVAALAADPSRARFTGQTLAAIDLATEYDLTDLDGSRPDFPRYFTEVMAPGHPPDTTGYR
- a CDS encoding TetR/AcrR family transcriptional regulator → MAATPGPARRRDAAQTRRLLLDTARHHFARHGFATTTVRDIADGAGVNVALINRYFASKEGLFEACLTSAVTDLKQDADRSSPTDIAATMAHRIVGSADDPRVHEALLLLIRSSGDERTDEMRRTLLHSISRRLAAATTTPAPAAPPDPAADVDSAARPDDATVLRAQILLGAVLGTALLRASIAVPPLATASEEQIADALSDLVATLLPAPPDNPA
- a CDS encoding helix-turn-helix transcriptional regulator → MNNRAEVRDFLTTRRAKITPERAGLPTAGTRRVPGLRRSEVAALAGMSVEYYAKLERGALAGVSAGVLDAIARALQLDEAERAHLVRLAQAANGSSALLRPARRPKPAGVRPSLQWSLDAITSPAIVVNLQQDLVAANLLGRAMYADVYAGSPNLGRFTFLDSAAHRFYPDWDLAADMLVANLRTAAGKDPHNKALHDLVGELSTRSDDFRRRWGAHNVRIHGTGVKYFRHHVVGDLELAYESMDLRAEPELTLTIFSAEPASPTAHNLALLASWAATDETTHSPSLR
- a CDS encoding AraC family transcriptional regulator → MGADRLSEVFDLVEVSGVLSGGFAASGRWFARGEVHLPLKFLAVPYGRVCLSTDGLDAPLMLEAGDVAILSDRQWLRLDGGTTDDATPGSRTEEGGTADKNATDRSTAASGAGAEPPREVVPAEHFRFAVDRERDDVVVAGQIQVTPAGRALLLDALPPVAVVRAGAPGTSSLRGCVHRIVDEMTGDRPGAAFAIRQHGQLLLLEVLRAFLRDQEHPPGWLATLRDERLRPALDLMHDHPGRAWGLPELARAAAMSRTTFAERFRAAAGVPPLTYLTRWRMLLAQRALRDTDVRIAALAAELGYASEAAFSTAFKREVGQSPMSFKRGRAAGSRTPAAASA
- a CDS encoding SDR family NAD(P)-dependent oxidoreductase — protein: MKQHPLGTGFTAAATADDVLAGRDLNGFHAIVTGGHSGIGLETTRALSRAGAAVTVVARNPGRAAAAVDGLARVTVDRLDLLDPASIDSFAARYLASGRPLHALINNAGLPAPRTLMRDARGYEAQFATNHLGHFQLTLRLHPALRATPGARVVNVTSGAQRFSDVLWDDPTFQHTPYDPMLAYAQSKTANVLHAVELDRRWSAGDVHGYAVHPGVVVGTGLNGAGGREQLRSMGLIDEHDNPIIDPSHGKKTPQQGASTSVFAATSPLLSDIGGVYLKDNDISVLDDRPRPMSAIEPPAEVVSHSIDPKSAERLWELSEAVLTVPS